One Spirochaeta lutea genomic window, ACCCGGAGGGATTCCTCCCCGGCGAAGCGGTAGGTGCCCTGCTGGGACGGTTCAGGCTGTACCGCCCTGCCGAGATCCCGGGTAGCGGCAGAGCCCGTCGAAAGAGACGGATCCGGACTTGGCATTACCGGTATCTCGAAGAGGCGAACCACGGGTCGGGCGCCTTCCCGGTCGTTGGTTACCCGGATTTCCGCACGGCTCTGATTACCGCTGGTATCCAGGGCATAAAATGGGACCGCAATGGTTTTAGAGGTCAGTTCCCGGGTATCCAGGGTGATGTTCCAGAAGGGGTTGCCGCTGGTAAGGGGAATTTCGATCTCCTGATCCTGCCACTCGTACCAGAAACGCTGGATTCCCATGGTGTCCCGGATAACCCCGTTGATAAAGAGGGTTCCGAAGGTTGCTTCATCCTGGCCGGGATTGAGAATGGTGATGTCCGGCGCCTTGTTATCCACAAAAAAGAGGAAGGGGTACCGGCCCTCGGCCCCGGTGGTATCCACCCCGCGGATCCAGTACACATGGGGACCGTCTTCCAACCGCCGGGTATCCACATCGAAACTGAAACTGTACTCACCGGTTTCACGGTCCCTCCGGAACCGCAGCCGCTCCATGTCAAACTCCTGGCGGTCCTCCTCCAGAGAGGCAGGAAGGGTGTCCGGGCTTTGGCCGTCTGATACCCGGGGTATTTCCAGCCAAATCTCCGAAAGTCCGTTGGCATCCACGGCGATTCCCTCAAATCGCACCCGGCCGGTCACCTGGGCGCCGTTCTCGTGACTGGAGACCCGCACCTCGGGATTCTGGGTGTCCAGGGTAAAGGTTCCGGTGATTTCATTGCCCGGAACACCGTAGATATCGGTGCTGCGGACCCGGATGGTATGTACGCCGTTTTCCAATTCTTCGGCGGGTATGGCAAAGCGCCAGTAATCGGTTCCCTGGGCGGTTTGGAATTCACCGTCATTCAGGGCCACCTCCACCCGACCGACCGCATCATCATCCACGGCAATTCCGATGATATTCACATCATCCCGCACCACCGATTCTTCCTCGGGATAGATGATCCGGGAAACGGGTAAATCCGAATCGGGGTCTATCTGCAGGTTGTAAGGACCTTCCACGAACTCGTTACCGGCATAGTCCCGGCCCCGGATAATGACGTTATAGGTTCCCGGTTTCTGTTCGGAAATGTCCAGCTCCCGGCGCCAGTTTTCTTGACCCTCCACGGGTACCCAACCCTCTTCGTTGGTTCCCCGGGCGGACAGAGGAATTCCTAATGCAGCAAGCATTATGAGTATCAAAGGTATGGTTCGCAGGATGCGTTGATGCATGAAAAATCTCCTCGATTCAATAAACTTGTTGGGTCATGGACCCCCGGGTGCCGGTCCGGAACCGGGCATGGTGAAACGGTCAAACGTCCTACCCGGGCAACTTCATCGGTCTGCCCGGGTTGATCCAGGGAACGGGACGATTTGAACATGTACCGCACTGCTTCCCCCCTCCCGGGGCTACAATAAGAAACAATGCTGTTTTTTACATGGGAGCTGTTTGCACTTCCCCGGATCCGACCATGCAAATGGCTCCTGGGATTTTTAGATGTAGGCATTCTTGCAAAAACCGTGCCAGAAGCAGAATACGCAATGGGTGAAAACGCATCTTGTTCTATCGTATGGCGTTAGAATCACCCTGCAAAAACCTGCCATGCATGAAGGGACTATGCAGGATGCATAAGGTCCCCGGGGAGCATAACCGGTTATGCATTTTGCATGTTTGCTTCCTAAGGAGTTGCCCGGGGCCGGTGGGCCGACATATAGTAGAGGGATGAATACCCGTGGCGGCCTGGCGGCTTTTGCATGGATTTTGGGGCTTATTTCACTCCTGACAGGATGTTCCCCCTCGGTACGCCCCCTGGAACATGAGGGGACTGTCGTTATTGAGGATGCACCTCTGCTTTCCGAATTCCGCAGCTTCCTTGAAGAGCACGGTTTTACCGCCGCCGAATCTGCCCCGGGTGCCGGGGCTGCCGACCTCGTGTTATGGACCGGGGCGATCCGGGATTACTCCCTTCTCCATGGGGACGCCCCGCCCGGTTCAGGTTCAGCCGGTTCGGATTCGACTATCACCGCCTCAGGCAACCCAGGCCTGACCGATCTCGGAGGCTTGAAGCAACGCTACATCCTGGGAAATCTCCGGGAAGAATACCCCGCCCCGACGGGCTCCGGGGACCAGACCCCGGATATCCCCGCCCTGACAGCCCGGCGGAACCGCCTCTATTCCCTGGACCATCCCGGAGCAGCCGATAACTTCCTCATTCCCTTGGGAGCCTACTCCTGGGGAGTTATGTACAATAGAGCGGCGTTCTCCGCTCTGAACCTTGAGGTGCCCCGCAGCCTGGAGGAGTTTGAATCTCTGCTGCTGGATCTCGCCCGGCGTCGGCCCATGGCCGGCTCCGGGAACAGTGATTTGTCGGCCCTGGAATACCCCGTGGCTCTGGGCTCCCAATTCGGCTGGCCGGCCATGGCATGGTTCAGCTACCTGGATATGCGCCTGAACGGCCCGGAGGCCCATGAGAAGCTGATCTTCGGACAGCGCAGATTGACCGAGGCGGGGGCAGTTCGAGCCTGGGAGACCCTGTTGGATTGGAGCCGGGCTGGGGTATTCGATCCCCGGGCCCAAGAGAAAACCTGGTCTCAGGCCTTGGCAGACCTTGAGGCAGGCCGGGGGCTGGTTATGCTGGCCGGGGGGTTCGCCTGGGATAGAGCCCGGCGGGATCTCCTCGGCTGGTTCCCCCTTCCCTACCCGGCAGAGGTCCAGAATGCCGCCCCTGAGCCCCGGGCCGAGCTTGGCCAAATCCTTTCCCTGGCAATTCCAGTCGGGGCGACCAACCCGGAAGCAGCCTTTTTAGCAGCATCCGCCTACGCCGAAGCCGGCAGCCCGGGCCTTGCAGGCTCCACCTATCGGGCATCCCCGACAGCCCCTGGAGATACAAACCCCGCTGCCGCCCTGAGCGCCGCCACCCTAACCCCTGGCACATTGGTATTGCCCTCCCCGGACCGATGGGTCGGTAATGCCTTCATCCAGCAGGGTTTCCCGGTCATTCGCAGGGCCATGGAACAGCCCCAGGACATATCCGCCGAAGCCCTCGCCGCGGAACTGGACCGACTCCTACCCCCAGCCCCGGCGGAAACCCAGCCCGAACAAGGAGCCGTTCAAAGCCATGAGTAAAAAACGCACCCGTTCCCGCACTTCCACCCGACCCGCCAAGCGGAAAGCCGCCCGAAAACACCGGCTTTCCCCGGAGCTCCGGCGAATTCTTGTAACCGGGGTCATCATCCTGTGCGGAGCCCTGGCAGTCACCGGGGGAACCCTGGGCATCCTCCGTGCCGTACGCCTGTCCCGGATCTACATTCAGCTGCCCCAGGGAGTGTCCCTGCCGAACACCCATGCAGAGCCGAAAAGCCAGGCAGATGCGGCCCCGGATGGAGCCAATCAAACCGGAATTCAACCTCCGGACAGCCCGGATCCCGTACAGAACCTGACCGAA contains:
- a CDS encoding extracellular solute-binding protein translates to MNTRGGLAAFAWILGLISLLTGCSPSVRPLEHEGTVVIEDAPLLSEFRSFLEEHGFTAAESAPGAGAADLVLWTGAIRDYSLLHGDAPPGSGSAGSDSTITASGNPGLTDLGGLKQRYILGNLREEYPAPTGSGDQTPDIPALTARRNRLYSLDHPGAADNFLIPLGAYSWGVMYNRAAFSALNLEVPRSLEEFESLLLDLARRRPMAGSGNSDLSALEYPVALGSQFGWPAMAWFSYLDMRLNGPEAHEKLIFGQRRLTEAGAVRAWETLLDWSRAGVFDPRAQEKTWSQALADLEAGRGLVMLAGGFAWDRARRDLLGWFPLPYPAEVQNAAPEPRAELGQILSLAIPVGATNPEAAFLAASAYAEAGSPGLAGSTYRASPTAPGDTNPAAALSAATLTPGTLVLPSPDRWVGNAFIQQGFPVIRRAMEQPQDISAEALAAELDRLLPPAPAETQPEQGAVQSHE